CCTGATAGGTTTCGGCAGCTTGCTGAACTACTGTTTTTAGTTCATCTGGCATCCAGGGCTTGGTGATGTACTTAAATACCTTGCCTGTGTTGATTGCCTCTACTAAATCCTCGACGTCGGTATAACCCGTCAAGACAATCCGAATGGTATCTGGGAAGCGTTCGACAGTTTTGCTAAGGAACTCAGTTCCGTTCATCCCTGGCATACGCTGATCAGAGATGATGATTGCCATCTCTCCCTCTTGCTCTAGGGATTGAAGCGCATTGAGACCACTGCTCGCTTTAAACACTTCAAAATCACGACGAAACGTTCGATACAACAAATCCAAGTTGTCGGGCTCGTCGTCCACAACCATCAATTTGAGCTTGCCCCCATTGCCCTGGCTCATCTGGTACTCCACTTGACAGCTTAAATTTGATGCTTGTGGCTTGGTAGTCTGAGCAATGCTATTGGACTAAAAAACGACGAAGCAGACAGAACACAGAAGCGTTGAACCAGAGAGGTCATTGCGAAGTCACTTTATCGCTAAGCAGCCATTCGCTCGCTACAGGTAGTTTTAGCAAACTATGCGGCTCGATCGAGCCGCAAGTTTTGAGCAGTTCTAGCAACTTGGCCACACATCACATCCCATTCAAACGTACCCCGAATTAGCCAAACCCTAACAGGGAATGACGGGAATGACGAAATTTGAATGAGTGCAGCTGCGCTAAAACCATGCCAAAACAGAGTTGGCTTGGGTGAAAGACCATTAAAAACCCCACTTGTGTCCGTCTAGTGCAGCTTCAATCCAGAAATAGACTTCTTGCAAGTTGATTTTCTACCTTTAAGAAAGGACGAAACCTGTACCTAAACTGATATGCAAGGGGGTGTATCGGGGATTGGCAGAGCAGCGGACGGACGCCAGAGTGGGTAGAAACAGTGGGTAGAACTGTAGCTCTAGAAATAGGCAATCTTAGCTTCAAGCTACGAACCAGCCAATTCTACGGCTTTAGCCTACTAAAGCTTTAGCCCACTAAGCCAGAGCGGAGGGCCCGAACCGCAGCTTGAGTTCGGTCATCGGCGCACAGCTTATTCAGGATGTTGCGGACGTGGGTCTTGACGGTGCCAACTGTGATGTAGAGTTTTTCAGCGATCGCTGCATTGCTGCAACCTGCCACGATCAGCTCTAGAACCTCCAACTCACGCTCGGTTAGGGGATACGCCTCGATCATTTGGCTATACTCATCATCTGCAGCATTGATGGCAACGGTATGAATCTCACTGGGGACGCTGCTCGCCGTTTGAGAGGCGGGTTGGCGAGTTTGGTGTAGCACCACACGGGCGATCGCTGGGTCAATCCAGCTATTACCTTCGTTGGTGACTTTCAGCGCTTCTAGCAACCGATCCACATTTACATCTTTCATGCAGTAGGAATCGGCACCCGCTGCAAAAGCCGCTAAAACAGCGTCTTCATTGTCATTCATGGTCAAAATCATGACCTTAGTGACGTGAGAATCCGTTGGTTCAGCTTCAGCTACCATTTGCTTGAACCGTCGGGTTAGCTCAATGCCGTCCATGTCCGGCAAGCCAATATCTATAATTGCAACATCGGGCTTAGTAGTTTCTAGTAACTTTAATCCTTCAGTTCCGGTGGCAGCTTCACCAATAACTTTTACTGCGCCCCGTTGCTGTAGAGCGGTCCGAAGGCCCACCCGCGTTAAATCATGGTCTTCAATCAGGGCAACTTGAATTTCGTTCATAATCAGCTTTGCAATTCTTATAAATAAGAGGGTGAAAGTAAATTCTCACTCAAAAGTAACTAGCTCAAGCTTATCCGCCAAGAGTTGTAATAATCTATCTACCGATAGTAGGAACGAGCTGAACTATTCCGATAATAGATCTTGCCGCTTCAAATGTGTGGTTAAGCTTCATTGTGATCGCTGCCACAGACTGGAATTAGCATTACCCGATACGCCTCTGTTTTATCTAGTCCTAGTTTAGGATCTTGCTGGTTCAATTACTGCTTCAGCAGATTGATGGAGCATGAGTTGAGCTAATTACCTTCAGGAAATTGAGAGCAGATGAGGCTCAAACACATTTCAGCCATTGCCTTCCAGCCACTGCCTTGACCTCTCCACCGAGGATGCTGATTAGGCGAAAGCCTACAATTTGAACGTAGCGGGTTGTATTCTCAAGCAAGTGAATGCGTCCATTTTGTCGAAGCGATGGCCATCTTGAACAAACATTGAACCTCCAGTGAAATACCTTGGGAAACAGGCAGTTTGTTTAGCCTAAGCAATTTGTCTACAGTATTAGTAAAGGGCAAAGCATAGTAGAGACTGAACCAAAGCCAGCTAAAAGCGGACCACTGCTAGACAATTGTTTATGGAAGAGATTCTCAAAATCTTAGTGGTTGACGATGACGAGATAGACCGGATGGCAGTGCGTCAGGCACTCAAAGCCGCAGGTTTATCGCTGGAACTATTGGAGGTTGGCAGCTACAACTCAGCGCTCGCCCTCTTGCAGCAACAACCTTTTGACTGTGTCTTGCTCGATTATCAATTGCCTGATGGAGATGGCCTGACCCTGGTCAAAACTATACGAGAAGCAGGAATTCAGACGGCCTTAATTGTGCTGACCAGTCAGGGCGATGAGCAAATTGCGGTTGAACTGATGAAGGCAGGTGCTTCAGACTACCTCTCTAAAGGGAAACTGGCCCCAGAGAGCTTGTCTCGCAGCCTTCGTAATGCAATTCGCCTGTGTCGAGCAGAAATCCAGGCAGCAGCGGCCAACCAAAAATTGCGAGAAAGTGAAGCCCGCTTTCGGTCTCTGGTGCAAAACTCCTCTGACATTATTACCATTTTGGAAGCCGATGGCACGATCCGTTACGTCAGCCCCTCAATTGAGCGAATTCTAGGCTACCAACCCGAAACTTTAATGGGTCAATCAGGCTTTAAATACGTTCATCCTGCGGCGTCCGCCGAACTGCAAACAGCTTTTGGCAAGATTTTGCCCCAGCCTGGAATTGCCCCTCCCTTAGAATTTCGAGTCCAACACGCGGCAGGACATTGGGTTGATTTGGAAGTAGTGGTGAATAACCTGCTGCAAGATCCGGGGGTGGGGGCAGTGATTCTTAACTCTCGCGATATCACCGAGCGTAAGCAGCTAGAGCAAGCGTTACGAGCCAGCGAAGGGCGATTTAGACGCTTAGCTGAAGCCAATATGATTGGCGTGATCACGGCTACGCTCACGGGCCAGATCACCGATGCCAATGAAGCCTTTCTGGAGATGGTAGGCTACACGCGCGAAGACTTGCTAGCAGGTCGCTTAGGTTGGGCGCAAATAACCCCACCGGAATATGTCGCAATTGATGAGTGGGCGATCGCGCAGTTGCAGACTGTAGGGGTTTGCTCGCCTTGGGAAAAAAAGTACATCCGTCAAGATGGCAGTTGTGTCTCTGTAATAGTAGGGGCAGCTTTACTAGAGTCAGGGCAGGAGGCTATCTGCTTTGTCTTGGATATCACTCAGGCTAAGCAGGCTGAAATTGAGCGAGAACAACTGCTGCAACAATTGGAAACCGAGCGAGGCCGTTTGGAAGCTGTGCTCAGACAGATGCCCGCAGGTGTGATCATTGCTGAGGCTCCATCGGGCAAGTTAGTGCTGGGCAACGAGCAAGTCGAGCAAATTTGGCATCATGCGTTTTTGCCTTCTACCGAAATTGAGCAGTATCGAGAGTATTGTGGCTTTCATGCCGATGGGCGACCCTATCAACCGCAGGACTGGCCGTTAGCTCGCTCGATTAATCGTGGGGAAGTTGTTGCTGACGAAGAAGTTCGGATTTGGCGGGGGGACCAAACTTGGGGAGTCATGCGGGTCAGCTCTAGCCCGATTCGCGATCGCGATGGCAACATTGTGGCTGGTGTTGTCATCTTCTACGATGTCACCGAGCGTCAGCAAGCAGAAGCCAGATTGCGCCAGCAGTTTGAGCAATTACAGGCGATTTATCAGATTACAGATGCAGTGAGCCGAGCGGGGGTGATCGAAGAAATTTACGAAGCGGCTCTGAATGGATTTCAACAAGCCCTCGCAGCCGATCGCGCCTCTGTCCTAGTCGCTGACCCGGATGGCGTGATGCGCTTCAAGGCTTGGCGACAGTTATCGAACACCTATCGACAGGCGACCGAAGACCGTTCTCTTTGGTCTCTGAATGTTTGGTCCCTAGATGCCGAAAATCCTCAGCCAATCTGGATTTCTGATGTGGAGACGGAGCTGAACGAAGAACCCTTACGGTCGGTGATTTTGCAGGAAGGAATCCGCGCTTTAGGATTGATTCCGCTGATCGCTCAGGGACAGTTGTTGGGCAAATTCATGCTCTACTACGACACGCCCCATATCTTCACTGAAGATGAGATGCAACTCGCCCAAACCATCACCAACCACGTTGCTTTCGTCAAAGAACGCAAACGCAGAGAAGCTAAAATCATGCAGCTCAACCGTGACTTGCAGCGTCGGGTGGATGAATTGCAAACCTTGTTTGATGTGATTCCCATCGGCATCGGGATTGCAGACGAGCCTAGCTGTGAGCAGATTCGGGTGAATCCTTACTTTGCCAAGTTGCTCGCCATGCCGCTGGATGGTAAGGCTTCTTTAAAGGGAGCAATAGAAGCCAGATCAACTCACTTTAGAATCTTGCAGGATGGCAAAGAAGCCCCCACTCCTGAGTTGCCCTTACGT
This region of Trichocoleus desertorum NBK24 genomic DNA includes:
- a CDS encoding PAS domain S-box protein, encoding MEEILKILVVDDDEIDRMAVRQALKAAGLSLELLEVGSYNSALALLQQQPFDCVLLDYQLPDGDGLTLVKTIREAGIQTALIVLTSQGDEQIAVELMKAGASDYLSKGKLAPESLSRSLRNAIRLCRAEIQAAAANQKLRESEARFRSLVQNSSDIITILEADGTIRYVSPSIERILGYQPETLMGQSGFKYVHPAASAELQTAFGKILPQPGIAPPLEFRVQHAAGHWVDLEVVVNNLLQDPGVGAVILNSRDITERKQLEQALRASEGRFRRLAEANMIGVITATLTGQITDANEAFLEMVGYTREDLLAGRLGWAQITPPEYVAIDEWAIAQLQTVGVCSPWEKKYIRQDGSCVSVIVGAALLESGQEAICFVLDITQAKQAEIEREQLLQQLETERGRLEAVLRQMPAGVIIAEAPSGKLVLGNEQVEQIWHHAFLPSTEIEQYREYCGFHADGRPYQPQDWPLARSINRGEVVADEEVRIWRGDQTWGVMRVSSSPIRDRDGNIVAGVVIFYDVTERQQAEARLRQQFEQLQAIYQITDAVSRAGVIEEIYEAALNGFQQALAADRASVLVADPDGVMRFKAWRQLSNTYRQATEDRSLWSLNVWSLDAENPQPIWISDVETELNEEPLRSVILQEGIRALGLIPLIAQGQLLGKFMLYYDTPHIFTEDEMQLAQTITNHVAFVKERKRREAKIMQLNRDLQRRVDELQTLFDVIPIGIGIADEPSCEQIRVNPYFAKLLAMPLDGKASLKGAIEARSTHFRILQDGKEAPTPELPLRHAAATGAEVLETEIDVIHHNGHVIKLLEYAAPLFDEQGKVRGCVGAFLNITERKQAEESQRFLAEAGTLLAASLDYQTTLENLAQLMVPSLADWCVVDVVEEDQTLRRVAIAHTNPEKLLWAEELNRRYPPDPNAPRGTSNVVRTGQSEFYPEIDEALLRAIAQDSEHLEMLRQVGFSSAMLVPLVARGRTLGVISIISAESGRHYTRSDLAFVEDLAHRAALAADNARLYREAQEVGENLRQAILILGEQQQQLRTLQRLTNLLNQRLADLPGLLQTMVRSVCGAIPGAEFGLIALRNTQRNLLELTAKVGVGMEKLHLDGSYIRNGFLGQVFLTGESLLLQGESLQEYGSEEMPASIYAVAIESAQAGRLGVLAIGNWQDSQAFDDEDQRLLVAFGEQAAIAINNARLINVLEEREERLAVQNDILARQNTELERQRQQIQLQNLQLLEAAQLKSQFLATMSHELRTPMNAIIGFSQLLLRQPQSRLNPQQRDMVERVLNNGKNLLALINDILDLSKIEVGRLELRPEEINLAHLVKATTEELRSLAEQKNLDLSVSTNLVNPAIVNDTMRLRQVLVNLLSNAIKFTDSGRVRVEAWEVSPSCVAIAVQDTGIGIAQSDLQHIFEEFRQVDQTTTRKHGGTGLGLAITDWLVQMMDGSITVESALGQGSTFRVELPRHLDLPR
- a CDS encoding response regulator transcription factor, which translates into the protein MNEIQVALIEDHDLTRVGLRTALQQRGAVKVIGEAATGTEGLKLLETTKPDVAIIDIGLPDMDGIELTRRFKQMVAEAEPTDSHVTKVMILTMNDNEDAVLAAFAAGADSYCMKDVNVDRLLEALKVTNEGNSWIDPAIARVVLHQTRQPASQTASSVPSEIHTVAINAADDEYSQMIEAYPLTERELEVLELIVAGCSNAAIAEKLYITVGTVKTHVRNILNKLCADDRTQAAVRALRSGLVG